The following nucleotide sequence is from uncultured Draconibacterium sp..
TTATTCAGGTACTAGAGCGTCTACAACTGGTAACATGCAGTTATATAGTGTTATAATTACAAAAGAACCATTGAAAAAAGAAAAACTGTTACCCTTGCATTTTAATCAGCCTACTGCCAAAAATGCTCCGGTTCTTTTAACGTTTGTTGCCGATTTTAACCGATTCACAAAATGGTGTGAATATCGAGATGCAAAGCCTGGTTATAATAATCTGATATCGTTTACAAATGCTCTGATTGATACAATTCTTGTTGCACAAAATGTATGTATTGCCGCCGAAAACAACGGATTGGGCATTTGTTACCTAGGGACTACTGCCTATAATGCAAAAGAACATATTGAAGTTTTAAAACTCCCACATCTAACATATCCTGTTACTACTATAGCTCTGGGGTACCCCGAAGAAATTCCGGCTTTAACCGATAGAATACCTTTAGATGGAATAATACATAACGAGGAGTATTGTGATTACGATGAGGATAAGATAAACGAATTATACGCCTTTAAAGAAGCTCTGGCGTCATCTGAAGAGTTTGTAAAAGAAAATGGAAAGGAAACTTTAGCGCAAGTATTTACAGATGTAAGGTATAAAAAGACAGATAACGAGTTTTTCTCAAAGAAAATGCTGGAGACATTAATAGCTCAGGGATTTCTAAAAGATTAATCTGCCGTAAACTGGTTTATATACTTAAAAAAGTCGGAGCGATAACTATTACCAATTGGCAGTTTTTCGCCATTAATTGCAACAATGTTACCTTCAACAGAATCAATCTTGTCAACCGAAATAATAAATGACTTGTGAGTTCGGTAGAATTGTTTCTGCGGAAGCAAAGCATGTATCTTTTTCATCGATAGGTTGGTTATGTACTTCCCATCGCTTACATGAACTTTAATATAATCTCCAAGACCTTCGATATAAAGAATCTCAGAGAATTTTATTTTTACCGTTTTTTTGTTCGATTTTATAAATAAAAAATCACTGTCTGTTTTGTCTTCTTGCTCTTTTTCAGCCCTGCTTTTTAGCCAGTAAAGTTCTTCAGCTTTTACAAAGGCTTTAAAAAACCGTTCAAATGAGAATGGTTTCTTTAGATAATCGATAGCATTAAGCTCGTAACCCTCTAGGGCATATTCTGAATACGCCGTTGTAAATATAACCAGCAGATCTTTTTTCAAATTCTTAAGAAATGATATACCTGAAAGTTTTGGCATATTTATGTCTAGAAAAAGAAGATCAACCTGGTTCTGATGCAAAAACTCCTGAGCGCAAATCGCATCATTACATGCTCCAATAATCTCAAGTGAAGGAATTTTAAGAGCGTATTGTTTTATAACATTTTGAGCGAGGGGTTCATCATCGATTATTAAAGCTTTAATTGGCATGATGTTTTAGTTTAAGTCTTAAATGAACAGAGTAGGTTAATTCTTCCTGTTTAATAACAAGTTGATATTCGTTAGAGCGATAAAGATGTTTTAGTCGTTGCTTAACATTTCTGATTCCAATTCCTGAGTTTTTGGTATCATAATTTTCGGGCACTGAATAGTTGTTTTGAAGATCAAAATTAAGCCATTCATCGTCGATAGTAAACGAGATGGTAATGTAATCATTCTCTGTTCCCGGTAAGCCATGTTTAAACGCATTGTCAATAAAAGGTTCGAACAGAAGCGGAGCAATGTATGAAGAGCTTACGATATCAGGTTTTTGGTAGTTGATAGCCGTGTTTTCAGTAACTCTGATCCGCTGCAATGCAATGAAATTATCAACGAATTCAATTTCTTTCGACAAACGGATAAAATTGTCTCTCGATTCGTAAATAATGTGTCGCATCAAGTCAGATAAGCGTAAAATTAAATCGGGTACTTTATCGGAATGAATTAGTGCAAGCGAATAAATATTATTAAGTGAATTAAAAAGGAAGTGCGGATTTAACTGCCCTTTTAACGATTTTAGTTCTGCCTCGAGTTTCTCTTTTTCTGTTTTTGCCAGTTTGTAATTTAAGTCTTGTAGCGAAAACCAATCTTTAACCAGTTTTAAAAAGGTGGTTACGCCCACATAAAATAAGGTGGCAAAAAAGAATGCCGAATGCGTTTCGGTACTTAACGATTGCAGTTGCTCCGAAACCTCAAGAAAGTGACGTAAAGGATAAACGATTAAAAACTGAACCAACAGACTGCTGACTGAAATAAGAACTACCAGCCAAAAAATGTAATATATGTATTGTTTCTGCGTGAGAAATCGGGGAATTAATATATTCAGATTTAAATAAACACCAACGGCAAATCCAATATTAATAACGACTGACTTTGCAATTGTAGTTAAACTGAATTCGCGGCTGTATATAAAAAACAGAAAGCACAGGAAAATAATGCTGGCCATCCAAAACAGAATGTGACCGATTATTTTATTTCGTTTATTTAGCAGGTGCTTTTGCATTTAAATTCTGTCTCGTTTTAAGAAAATCTTTTTTAAATAATAAAGTACCGGATTCTTATATTTCAGGTTTTTCCAGGGGCGACTTGAGTGAGGCAGGTGCAAAACACGAACTCCTTTCGCCAGGTAGTTGTTATAACCAATTTTTTTCGATTGGCGACTGATAAAAACATCAAACCAATCTTTATCTTCGGCAAGTTCTTTAAAGCTAAATTCTTTAAGAAAAGGGATGGTTAAAAGAGTACAACAAAAACTTAAACTGTGCGAAGTATTTAGTGTGTCATCGCTTTTATGTTTTTCAAAGTTGTACGGAAAATTGTAATCCCCGTTTTCGTCTACGGTAATAGCACCAACTAAACCAGCCTTTTGTTCATCGTTCATTATTTTTATTAACGATTGAATCGTATCTTTTTCAATCACAACATCCGATTCTATAATTATCAGCGGAACATTTGCGTCTAAAGCAAGTTGCTGCGATTTTTGAAGCACTATTTTGTAATTTGGCGAGGGAGTATCGGTAATATCCTCCAAATGAACAACCGTAAAACCCTTCTGCTTTGCCGATAAATCCAGGTAGTCTTTTGTTTCCGGTTGACTAAAGTCATTAAATACATAATACGAAAAATCGCCATCAGCATTCATAATGGCATCAATTGTACGTTTTGTTGTGTGTAATGAATCTTTTACCGGAGTAATTACAATAGCTTCTGACATTGTTGTTAATATTGAAATGCCAAAGTTAATTAAATTATCTTCCTTTAAATAATTGTACGCTGCTTTTGAAGGGGCCTGATAAGGTAAAACTGCATCGCCAATACAAGTTATTTAAACTTATGTATCAAAAATTCTAAATCAACGCAACAACGGGTATTGTAAGCATTAAAAAATACTTTAAAACTTATGGTAGAATCGGCTACTTAATTACCTTTGCTTAAGGTTAACAAGAAAAGAAATGCTGTATGAGTAATGCTGTTCAGACTGAAAAGGAGTTCTCGATCGACATGATTCCGGAACCCGAAAACCTGGAAGAAATTGTATTTTCCTTAATGGTGAATCCAAACTTATCAACTATAAATTATTTTAATGATTTTAGCGATCAGGGAATTTCTCCCGAATCGATAGGTGAAAGTGAAACCGACGAAATCGGAATCTTTGAGTTGGATGGAAATGGTACCCGCATGGCAATGAGTACACATGCTTTTCACCACCATCTGGAGAGCGATCCGCAAAAAGCCACTGAAATATTGATATCGCGCGCAACGCGAAAAATGTTGTGCTTTGGAGCGCAGCCGTTTGCTGTAAGTGCTTTTTTATATCATATTGATTTTGCCGATCCGAACGGGCAATTTATAGCTTCAGGAGCAAAAAAGGGCCTGGAAAATGCTGCTGAAAAGTTTGGCCTGAAAATTAGTGACCGTAAAATTCGTTTCGATCATTTTTCGGAGCATGGTCCGGTGCCGCCAACCATAATTATTAGTATTATGGCGCAAATACCCGAAGGGCGAAACCTGATTACACATAGTTTTAAAAATAAAGGCAATCATATTTTTGTTATTGGCAGATCGCTGGATGACATAAATTCTTCAGAGTACCTCGAGTTTTATCATGGCATCTCTGAGTCGGCTTTGCCGGCTTTTAATATCGAGAATGAAATAGCAGTGCAAAAAGCAATAAAGGAGTTAAGTGATAAAGATCTAATCGAAAGCGCTAGTCCTGTTGGTAAAGGAGGACTGTTTTTTACTTTGTTGCGTGCTGCAATTCCAAACGAGTTAGGTTTCGATATTACTTCTGATGCCGAAACAAGAAACGACGCCTTTTTATTTGGAGAAGCAATGGGCCGATTAATGGTTGGTGTAAATCCGGATAAAGAAGACGAATTTGTTGATGCGATGTCTGAATTGAACGTTCCATTCTTTACCTTAGGTCACGTTACAAAAGGCGAAATCAGAATCGACGATCAATCGTTAGGTTACATTGATAAAATGACTGTTGGATCTTAATGGCAGCGCTTCCCTATAAACAATCAAAACAATCCAAAAAAGGTCAGGTAGAGGAGATGTTCGACAATATCTCCCCTCGTTATGATTTGCTGAACCATTTGTTATCATTAAACATTGATAAGATTTGGCGAAGAAAAACCATAAATAAACTGAGACCTTACCAACCGAAAACTATTCTTGACATTGCAACAGGAACAGGTGATTTTGCTATTGCAGCATTAAAGCTTGGCGATGTGAATATAACGGGAATCGATATCTCGGAAGGGATGTTGAATGTTGGACGAGAGAAAATAAAAGTAAAAAAACTGGATAAGCAGATTCGGTTTAAACGTGCCGACTCGGAAGATTTGCCTTTTAACGAGGGCGAATTTGATGCTGCTATTGTTGGATTTGGAGTGCGTAATTTTGAGAATCTTAAAAAAGGTCTTTCCGAAATACAACGTGTTTTAAAACCTGGAGGTGTATTCTTCGTTCTTGAGTTTTCGAAGCCGGTAAGTTTTCCGTTTAAACAGATTTATATGTTTTATTTTACGCGTATTTTGCCTTTAATTGGCAGAATGGTGTCGAAGGATAGTAGTGCATACACCTATTTGCCGGAATCGGTAAATGAATTTCCTGACGGTGACAGATTTTTAGCTATTTTAGCCGATGTTGGGTTTGTTCAAAATGAATGCTATCGGCAAACTTTTGGAATCGCCTCAATTTACAAGGCACATAAACCCAACAATTAAAAACAGAACAAACAATAAATTATTCGTTTTTTTGTTTTTCATAAAAGCAACATTAAGAAGGTGAAGAAAGTTTTAATCTCAATCATATTGCTTATTGTAAGTTGTAGTGTTTTTGCCCAAAAGCAAAAAATTAATTACTTAACAACTTTCGATGATAAGCTTTTCCATTTTGGTTTCACCATCGGAATGAACACCCTCGATTTTAATGTTGTGAATTATAATCCGATTGGTGAAAATCCAAATTTCACTCCATCGCCTGAAGACCAGATTTACTGGGATACTGATATTCGTTCAGATGTTGCTACACTAATTCCAGGTTTTACAGTTGGCATTGTTACTAGTATGCGTTTGTCGAAAGATTTTAACTTGCGTTTTTTGCCCGGGCTGTCATTTGGCGAACGTCAGTTAACATTTAACCGGCCGGTGAAAGACATTAATGTTTACGAAGAAGATCTATCTTATTATACAATTCGTTCCACTTTTCTTGATTTTCCGGTATTGTTAAAATACAAAGCCCGGCGAATTAATAACGACCGACCCTACGTAATTTTTGGTGGAGCATACCGACATGATATTTCCAGAACAGCGCAGGAAGATTTGATAAAATTAAAAAGCGGAGGTCTTTATGCCGAAGTTGGTGGTGGTTGGGATCATTACTTTGCGTTTTTCAGGTTTTCGGTGGAGGCTAAATTCAGTTTTGGCTTAAACAATCAGTTGGGCGACCTTCCTGCACCGACACAACGTTTATACTATGCGCAGTCGATAAAAGATTTGCGTTCGAAGATTTTTACGCTTTCATTTCATTTTGAATAGGCTCGTCTAAATTCAGAACAAATTATGGCTGTTGCTACCGAAACATTTAGCGATTCAGCTTTAATTGTATTCTCTGAAAAATTAGGAATACTCAGCCTGTTGCTAATTTGCTTTTCAACGTTTGGTCGTATACCATTTCCTTCGTTTCCCATAACAATTACAGCTTGTTTAGGCAGTTTCTGCTGGTAAATATTGTCACCATTCATAAATGCTCCAAATACTGGAATTTTTGCCTTTTGAGCTAAGACTGCAAGATCGTCAAAGGCACATTCATTCAAATTTATACGATTGAAAGATCCCATACTGGCTTGTATTACTTTTGGATTGTAGAGATCAACGGAATCGGGAGAACAGAAAATATTTTGTATTCCGTACCAATCGCAGATTCGTAGAATTGTTCCCAAATTACCCGGATCCTGAATACCGTCGAGGTAAACTGATAAACCATCTGGTAACGAAACGGGCATTTTTTGCTTGCCAGGAATATAACAAACAGCCAGGCTATTTTGAGGATGTTGCAAGAGGCTAACTTTTTTTAATTCAGTAGCATCTGTTTCAATTATTCTTTCGGCAAAATTGTCTGCAATTTTATTCAGGTTTAAAAATTGACTGGTAACAATTAACAGCTTGATTTTTAGCTCCGATTCTATTGCTTCTTTAACCACCTTGTCTCCCTCAATAAGAAACAGATTTTCTTTGGAGCGGTATTTTTTTAAAGCCAGCGAATTAATAAGTTTTGTTGTACTTTTACCAATCATTTATTTTAGAACTGAATTTGAATAATATTTGAGGTAAAGTTACTGTTTCTAAAAAAACACTTGGTTATTTTTGTTGAATAAAAGTTGTAGGATTTGGCAGAGAAGTATTACAGTCAAAAAAAAATAGGAAACTTCAAGTGGATATTAGTTTTATCGGCAATGCTGCTTGCGTCGTGTTCGCAAACTCGCTTTGTGCCGGAGCAGGAATATTTGCTGCAGAAGGTGGAGCTTGAGATAGACAACCAGGATGTAAGCAAAGAAGAAGCCAAATCTGTTTTGCGTCAAAAAGAGAATTATAAGATTTTGGGTTTTATAAAGTTTTATTTGATGCTCTATAATATGTCGTCGAAAAAAAAATCAGACGACTGGCTAAAGCGGATTGGAGAGGCTCCGCAGTTATACGACAAAGTGATGGCCGATCGTTCGGCAGAACAATTGGAACGCTACATGGGGCAGCGTGGATATTACCAGGCACAAATAAACCAGGATGTTCAGTTTAATGAAAAGAAAAAAAAGGCCAAACTGAAATTTTCGGTCGAATCAGGAGACCAATATAAAATTCGAAAAGTAAATTATCACTTTGAAACCCCCGAGTTGCAAGCCATATTTTTTAACGACTCGGTAAATTACAGAATGCGGTCGGGAACTCCGTTTGATATTTATGAACTGGAAAAGCAGCAGAAAAGAATAGTTAATCTATATCAAAACAATGGTTATTACTACTTCTCTAACAACCAGGTTCGCTATCTTGCTGATACTACACTGTATAATAAAGAGGTAGTTCTCGACTTGTTTATTGGAGAGACACAAACAAGCCAGGTTGATAGTACGAAACTATTACAACCTTATTATCTCAATAAATTCTACTATTCGGTTATGCCCGGCAATACGCCCGTTACAGCCGGTCGTGAACATGCTTTTAATTTTTCTGATACTTTATTTTGGGATAATTCCATTTTATACGCCAACGACAAGATTTCTTATCCACCAGAACTTTTTATCCGTACAAACCAAATGCAAAGTGGTGGTTTGTATAATGTGAGCGAGGTTGAGAATACTTTTAATGCATTAAACCGGTTGAGGCAGTTTAGGTTTGTGGATATCCAGTTTGAAGAAACCTATCCTGGGCAAGACACAAATTTACTGGATTGTAATATTCGTTTAGCCCCATTAAATAAGCAATCAACATCGTTTGATATTGAGGGAACAAACACATCTGGAAATTTAGGGGTTGCCGGAAACATTTATTACCAACATCGGAACTTGTTTAAAGGGGCCGAAGTTTTTCAAGTGCGATTAAAAGGGGCTACCGAGCGACTTCACCGAACGGTTAACGATGGAACGGAAGCTTTTAATACCCGCGAGTTTGGAGTAGAATCGAGCCTGATGGTGCCGAAATTGTTGGGACCAGGAAAATATATAAAAAGTTTTGGCCGGTATTTGCCAAAAACCGTTTTTACTGCAGGTTATAACTACCAGCGCCGTCCGGAATATACGCGAACAATTACCAATTTTAAATTTGGTTACGATTGGAAAACCTCGCAAAACTACCAGCATATTTGGAATTTTCTGGATGTTAATGTTGTACGGTTGTATGAATTTGATGCTGGTTTTATTAACTCAATTCGCGATTTGTATATAAAAAGTAGTTTCACCGATCACCTGATCTTTGCAATGAACTACTCGCTGATTTTTAATAACCAACGACTGGCATCGAATAAACGATACACTTTTGCACGATTGAATATTGAATCGTCGGGCAACTTGCTTTATGGCTTGTCTGAACTAATGGGCAGAGATATAACTGTTGATCAGGATTCGGTTACAAATGAAACCTCGGAGTATTATAAGCTTTTCAATATTCGTTTTGCAGAGTATGTAAAAGCCGATATAGAATTGAGACGTGCCATAAGAATTGACCGGTACAACTCGGTAGTGGGAAGAGTTTTCGCAGGAGTAGGAATGCCATATGGAAATTCAAGAGTTTTGCCTTTTGAGAAACAATATTTTGCCGGCGGAGCAAACGGCATTAGAGCGTGGCAGGTACGCTCGTTAGGTCCCGGGACCTATAAACCCGAAGATGAGAATGCTTATCCTAACCAATCGTCGGATATAAAGCTGGAGGCTAACATTGAGTATCGTTATCGTCTTTTAGGATCGCTGGAAGGGGCGCTGTTTATTGATGCCGGAAATATTTGGGCAATAAACAACAACGATAACCGTGAGGGCGCAGTATTTAAAATAAATAAATTCTACAGGCAGTTTGCTGTAGGTACAGGAACCGGTTTCAGGTTCGATTTATCCTATTTTATATTAAGGGCCGATATTGGCATGAAATTACGTGACCCAGCTGCCATAAAAGGTGAACGCTGGATTATTGGCAACAGGGGAATAAAGGGAAATGATTTTACTTTTTCATTTGCCATAGGATACCCATTTTAAATCTTTCTAATTAACCACATTTCTTACCCCTTTTTTTCTCCGGATTGCTGGTTATGAATTATTTTTTTGCATTTTTGGGCCTTAAATTTTTACATATTGTTAGTTTTAGGGTAGTTCAGTTCTCAAAATATTAGTTTCTATGTCAAATCTTCCTTCGGGTAACCGCGATTCATTTAGTTCAAAATTTGGTGTGATAGCAGCTGCGGCCGGATCGGCAGTAGGATTAGGTAATATATGGAAGTTTCCGTATATAGCCGGAGTTTATGGCGGCGCGGCATTTTTGTTTGTATACCTTGCTTTTATTCTTGCAATCGGATTACCGGTTATGTTATCGGAATTGGTAATTGGTAGAAGCTCACAACGAAATGCATTTGGTGCATTTAAAGTATTGGCACCGGGCACCCCCTGGCGCTATGTCGGAATTTTAGGTGTTGCAGCAGCTTTTCTAATTCTTTCTTTTTACGGTGTTGTAGCCGGATGGAGTCTGCAATATATTTCACTTTCCATTCAGGACGGATTCCACAGTAAAAGTCCTGATGAAATAACTTCGTTGTTTAATACCTTAATTGAATCACCTATAAGGCCGGTAATACTTCAACTGATATTTATGGTGTTGAGTGCCGGAATTGTAATTATCGGGATTAAAAAAGGTATTGAAAAATATACTAAAATATTGATGCCGCTTTTAGTGGTTATCTTAATCTTTCTCTGTATAAAATCGGTAACGCTCGATGGCGCAAAGGCTGGCCTTGAGTTTCTGTTTAAACCCGATTTTTCGAAACTTTCGGCAGATGGTATTTTGAGTGCCTTAGGACACGCATTCTTTACACTGAGCCTTGGTATGGGAACTTTGATAACATATGGATCATACATAAAAAAAGATAATAACCTTGTTAATACGGTAATAAATGTAACGGTTGCCGATACCGTTATTGCAATTTTGGCAGGAGTTGCCATTTTTCCGGCTGTATTTGCTTTCGGAATTGCACCCAGCGAAGGGCCTGGTTTAATTTTTATTACACTTCCAAATGTATTTCACCAAATGCCCGGCGGATATATATTTTCCATCCTGTTTTTCATCCTTCTGTCGGTAGCAGCATTAACTTCATCTATTTCGATTTTGGAAGTTGTGGTTGCCTATTTTAAAGAAGAATTTAATATGGGTCGAAAGGCATCTACCATTTTGGCAACTATCCTCATTTCCATTTTGGGTGTATTATGTTCGTTGTCGATGGGTGTTTTATCACCATACGAATTTTTCGGATTAAATATCTTCGATCTGATGGATTGGATTTCAGCGAACCTGCTACTACCTATTGGTGGGATGTTTATTGCCTTGTTTGTTGGTTGGTATTTTGGGCGTAAAAAGGTTCAGGCCGAAGTTGCCCAGGGAGGAACTATGTCGGGTGCATTTTTATCTATTTTCATGTTTTTGGTTAAGTTTATTGCGCCAATCGCAATAGCAATTGTAATGCTGAATAAAATTGGCTTGCTAACCTTTTAAGGTAATCGGTTCTTCTTACTGGTAATATTTTAGGTAATATCCATGTTGTAAGACAACGTGACTCGCTGCCGGGCGCGATATATTCTACTTGTATACTCAATACTAATATTGTATTTTAGTAAACATGTTTTCAATCTATCCCGGATGCGATGAGAAAATCCTGGCTTAAAATAAAAACCGAATTTCTTTCTTACTCCCGAGGCGACCGTATGGGAATAATCGTATTATCAGTTCTAATTGTGGCTTTAATTGGTATAAGGTCTCTTTTAAATACAAAATCTCCCGATCCGGTATTAACACAACAGCAGTTTAAAGAGATACAACAACAATGGAATTTTGCATTGCAGGCGAACGAAAACACCTTGACGAAATCGTTGAGTCGGTTTAATTTTAATCCTAATACGATCGACGAGCGTGCCCTGGATTCTTTAGACTTGCCCGAGCAGATAAAGCGTAATATGATAAAGTATCGGGCCGCCGGAGGAAGTTTCAGCGCTAAAAATGATGTGAGAAAACTTTACGGAATGAATGATTCCATATTTCAGCAGATTGAGGCGTTCATAGTTCTTCCAATTAAGAATGAAAAAGTAAAATTGAAGAATGTTGAAAAAGCGGAGCTTGAAAAGCCTTCGGGTTTTTTCGATCCGAACAATGCAGGTGTAACAGAATTACAACGTTTCGGTTTTAGCTCCTATCAGGCAAATAATATTGTATCGTACCGTAACAGTGGTGGCAGTTACCAAAAGCCGGAAGATCTGTTGAAAATATATGGACTAGATTCGGCAACATATAACCAGATCGTTCCTTACATTAAAATTAAAGTTGTTGCAGAGCCGGAAAAAGAAACATCTGAAGAACTGTTTACTATTGAATTAAATAGTGCCGATACGATTGATCTTTTAAGGTTAAAAGGAATAGGACCGGTTTATGCGGGCAGAATTATCAAATACCGAAACCTTTTGGGAGGTTTTCACAACTCCTCGCAACTGCTGGAAGTGTATGGCTTTTCGGAAGAAATGTTTTCAGCAGTTCAATCATCAGTTACGGTTGACAGTACAACAATAAAACCCATTAGAATTAATTACGCCGAATTTGCAGAATTATTGAGGCATCCCTATTTTGATAAATCAAGCGTAAGCGCAATTTTAAATGAAAAGGATAGAAACGGACCAATAAAAAACTTAGCCGAGTTGGAAAAGCTTGAATTTATTGACGCTGAGTTTATTGATAAAGTAAGGCCATATGTTACCTGTCGTTAAAAAAGTAAAAACAATTTTTTCGCGATAGGAAATATTATTTTTTTGCTTTAAATTTGAAATACTATGAATTATTTCTAAATTTGCGCCTCAATTTTAAAAAATGTAAATCCGAAAGATATGATTATTATTCCGGTTAAAGAAGGCGAAAATATTGAAAGAGCTTTAAAAAGGTTCAAGAGAAAATTCGAGAAAACTGGCGTTATCAAAGAGTTACGCGATCGTCAGAAGTTCACCAAGCCTTCAGTAAGAAGAAGGGAAGAATTGAAAAAGGCAGCATACGTACAAGGTTTGCAGCAACAGGAAGACTAGAGTTTTCTTTGGGATTCCTGAATTATTAGTTTTAGATGGCCAATGAGTTATCAGGAATCGTTTATCAATTTTTTACAGTATGAGAAGAGGTATTCTCCTCATACGGTGAAAGCATATGAAAAAGACCTCGATCGGTTTGTGGAATTTTGCACAAAAATGGTCGGGGATTTTATTGTTAACGATGTTGACCTTAAGTTGCTACGTTCATGGGTAGTTGACTTAATGGAGCACGATTATAGTCCACGTTCGGTAAGTAGGATGATGACGGCAGTAAAGTCGTTTTATAATTATTTACTTCGCGAGCAGATTGTTGATACCAATCCGGCTGTAAATGTTCCGCTCCCAAAAGTCAGAAAAAAACTACCAAATTTTGTTGAAGAAAGTAATCTGAACCATTTATTAGATGATAATCTTTTTGACGATGGATTCCGGGGGAGAAGAGATAAGCTGATTATTTCGTTGTTTTACGGAACCGGCATACGGTTGGCGGAGTTGATTAACCTGAAAGATCGGGATTTTAACACGTCGGAATACCTTATAAAGGTGCTTGGAAAACGAAATAAAGAAAGGATAATTCCATATCCAAGAGAGATAAACCAATTGCTGGCAGATTACGTAGAAACAAGAAATGAAGAAATCGTAAACAATAGTGGCTATTTATTTGTAACGGAAAAAGGAAAGCAGATTTATGAAAAACTGGTTTATCGCGTTGTAAAAAGTAATTTGGCCAGGGTAACATCTCTTGAAAAGAAAAGTCCGCATGTTTTGAGGCACACCTATGCAACACATTTGTTGAATAACGGAGCCGATCTTAATGCAGTAAAAGAATTGCTGGGGCATGCAAATTTAGCAGCAACTCAAGTGTATACCCATACTACTTTCGAGAAACTGCAACAGAGTTATAAACAAGCCCACCCGCGTGGTGGTAAAAACGATTGATTATGGAAGTAAAAATTAATTCAGTGCATTTTAACGCCGACCAGAAGTTGGTGGAATTCGTAAACAAAAAAGTAAACAAACTGGATACTTTTTTTGATGGGATATTAAAGGTGGAAGTAACTTTAAAGGTTGCTAAACCCGAAGCAGCAAATAATAAAGTTTCTGAGTTAAAAGTTTCCATTCCTTCAAAGGAAAATCTATTCGCCAAAAAACAGGCAGATACATTTGAAGAAGCAACAGATTTAGCTATCGATGCAATTAAAAAACAGCTAGTTAAATTCAAAGAAAAATTGAAGAGTAAATAATAATTAAAATTTACAGTTTAAATTTTAGTTTTTTAAAATAATATTTTTACATTTGCACACCCTTTTTAGGGGCGTTCTGAAGACAGCTGAAAGTGTAGTGCTTTGCAGATATTTGAAGCTTTTGAAAAGATTTTTGAGTTTTGGCTTTCTGGAAAACTAAAA
It contains:
- a CDS encoding tyrosine-type recombinase/integrase, whose translation is MSYQESFINFLQYEKRYSPHTVKAYEKDLDRFVEFCTKMVGDFIVNDVDLKLLRSWVVDLMEHDYSPRSVSRMMTAVKSFYNYLLREQIVDTNPAVNVPLPKVRKKLPNFVEESNLNHLLDDNLFDDGFRGRRDKLIISLFYGTGIRLAELINLKDRDFNTSEYLIKVLGKRNKERIIPYPREINQLLADYVETRNEEIVNNSGYLFVTEKGKQIYEKLVYRVVKSNLARVTSLEKKSPHVLRHTYATHLLNNGADLNAVKELLGHANLAATQVYTHTTFEKLQQSYKQAHPRGGKND
- the raiA gene encoding ribosome-associated translation inhibitor RaiA yields the protein MEVKINSVHFNADQKLVEFVNKKVNKLDTFFDGILKVEVTLKVAKPEAANNKVSELKVSIPSKENLFAKKQADTFEEATDLAIDAIKKQLVKFKEKLKSK